In the genome of Candidatus Neomarinimicrobiota bacterium, one region contains:
- the mrdA gene encoding penicillin-binding protein 2, with amino-acid sequence MLQGKNIVDGWRSLVLHGLLALLILILIGRYYYLMIVLHEKYAEKATANHIRAVPVLASRGIIYDREGNIIVDNAPSYTISVIPKEVKNKPESLIRLSNIMGVSVKEINRRIVKNRRGSFAPAKVFSRVHFEKISHLQEHRLELIGVTYSIEPIRSYVSALDLSHVLGYTREINRDHLKRFQEGSDYQPGDQVGWKGLEKYYESELHGQRGFRYIEVNALGQEMGAASSQVPIIPVPGHDLFLSIDPVVQGAAEKALADSSGSVIIINHKTGEILAYASRPGYDLEMLSGRISAKDWKAVQENPRKPLFDRGVQGLYPAGSTLKPLAALYSLENHSNARERTYTCRGSYRLGNRSFGCWKKSGHGKVNLHEALQQSCNVYFFNLIQDIGLEGWAHTAREFGLGQVTGIDIPGENKGLVPDTRYMNRKYGAGKWTRGNLLNIVVGQGDVLVTPLQLAQMTAILAQKGTCYKPHFVRKIVSKEGQIIKLNEPQVERQVSASAESWEFIHDAMWAVVNGPKGTAKAARQKDWEIYGKTGTAQNPHGEDHAWFIGFSLDDRYPFAWAVLLENGGGGGGKAAPLLGKVLREIASQNK; translated from the coding sequence GTGCTTCAAGGAAAAAACATTGTAGATGGTTGGCGTTCTCTAGTACTTCATGGCTTGCTTGCTCTCCTGATCCTGATTCTCATAGGGCGCTATTATTATTTGATGATCGTGCTTCATGAAAAGTATGCTGAAAAAGCAACTGCCAATCACATTCGCGCAGTTCCCGTACTTGCCTCCAGAGGAATAATCTATGACCGGGAAGGTAATATCATTGTTGATAATGCTCCCAGTTACACCATCTCGGTAATCCCAAAGGAAGTCAAGAATAAACCGGAATCCTTAATTCGACTCTCTAATATCATGGGGGTTTCGGTCAAGGAGATCAATCGCCGAATTGTAAAAAATCGACGTGGATCCTTCGCGCCGGCCAAGGTGTTTAGCCGGGTTCATTTTGAAAAAATTTCACATCTCCAGGAACATCGTCTTGAACTTATTGGTGTAACATATAGCATTGAGCCGATTCGCAGCTATGTCTCTGCTCTGGATCTCTCACATGTTCTTGGATATACTCGCGAGATCAATCGTGATCACCTCAAGCGTTTCCAGGAAGGTTCGGATTATCAACCGGGTGATCAGGTTGGCTGGAAGGGTCTGGAAAAATATTATGAATCTGAATTACATGGTCAGCGAGGGTTTCGTTATATCGAGGTGAACGCCCTGGGGCAGGAGATGGGTGCTGCCAGCAGCCAGGTTCCAATAATTCCAGTGCCGGGTCATGATCTTTTCCTGAGTATTGATCCTGTTGTCCAGGGGGCAGCTGAAAAAGCTTTGGCAGACTCATCTGGATCGGTGATCATTATAAATCACAAAACTGGAGAGATTCTCGCCTACGCCAGTCGGCCAGGCTATGATTTGGAAATGCTGTCTGGTCGGATTTCCGCCAAGGATTGGAAAGCAGTCCAGGAGAATCCTAGGAAACCCCTTTTTGATCGTGGCGTTCAAGGGCTTTACCCGGCTGGGTCAACCTTGAAGCCGCTGGCCGCTCTGTATTCCCTTGAAAATCATTCAAATGCCCGTGAGAGAACCTATACTTGCCGGGGCAGTTATCGACTGGGGAACAGATCCTTTGGGTGTTGGAAGAAATCAGGTCATGGAAAGGTCAACCTGCATGAAGCCCTGCAGCAATCCTGCAATGTATACTTTTTTAATTTAATCCAGGATATTGGGCTGGAAGGCTGGGCTCATACTGCCCGTGAATTTGGCTTGGGACAGGTGACCGGAATAGATATTCCAGGTGAAAATAAAGGTCTGGTTCCAGATACACGCTATATGAATCGCAAATATGGCGCTGGTAAGTGGACCAGGGGAAACCTCCTGAACATAGTTGTGGGTCAGGGAGATGTACTGGTCACACCGCTCCAGTTAGCCCAAATGACCGCTATACTAGCTCAAAAGGGAACCTGCTATAAACCCCATTTTGTCAGAAAAATAGTATCTAAAGAGGGCCAGATCATCAAATTGAATGAACCTCAGGTAGAACGACAGGTCTCTGCATCTGCTGAATCATGGGAGTTTATCCATGATGCAATGTGGGCCGTTGTGAATGGACCCAAGGGGACCGCCAAAGCAGCTCGCCAAAAAGACTGGGAGATTTATGGCAAAACCGGTACTGCTCAAAATCCGCATGGCGAGGATCATGCCTGGTTCATTGGTTTCAGCCTGGATGATCGGTATCCATTTGCTTGGGCTGTCCTGCTTGAAAATGGAGGCGGAGGTGGTGGTAAAGCCGCACCACTGCTTGGCAAGGTGCTTCGTGAAATAGCGAGCCAGAACAAATGA
- the mreC gene encoding rod shape-determining protein MreC produces the protein MAASTPPLSRYKALANLLVSIVLSLIIIASNTSTPVMKTRNLILDGSAYFYVPIQWIKTLVTIEQDYHELQKSHIKAQIELNKYKTFVKENQRLRDLLGFKGERSFNVIPANVLSDVGSHTMNSLTVDQGSADGIVFMAGVVDARAQLVGKVVAVAPNTALIQLVNDKNFRVSVREMRSRNVGILSYSLKKGYVIQDVPKNAEVIAGDSVVTSGFSDIFPEHIFVGWVSDISPVIEDYVKSIQVDLATDFNRLEEVFILKADD, from the coding sequence TTGGCTGCATCAACACCTCCACTTTCTCGATATAAAGCACTGGCAAATTTACTGGTAAGTATCGTCTTGTCATTGATAATCATTGCCTCCAATACCAGCACTCCAGTGATGAAGACAAGAAATCTGATATTGGATGGCTCAGCCTATTTCTATGTACCGATCCAATGGATCAAAACCCTGGTTACCATCGAGCAGGATTACCATGAACTCCAAAAAAGTCATATTAAAGCTCAGATAGAGCTGAATAAGTATAAAACCTTCGTTAAAGAAAATCAGCGCCTGAGAGATTTGCTTGGGTTTAAGGGGGAGAGAAGTTTCAACGTGATCCCTGCGAACGTTTTATCAGATGTGGGTAGTCACACGATGAACAGTTTAACTGTTGATCAGGGATCAGCTGATGGCATCGTATTCATGGCCGGTGTGGTGGATGCCCGGGCACAACTGGTGGGCAAGGTTGTTGCCGTTGCTCCCAATACAGCACTGATCCAATTGGTGAATGATAAAAACTTCCGAGTATCTGTTAGAGAAATGCGTTCCCGAAATGTTGGTATCTTAAGCTACTCGTTGAAAAAAGGTTATGTCATCCAGGATGTTCCAAAAAATGCAGAGGTGATAGCCGGGGACTCTGTAGTAACCTCCGGGTTTAGTGATATTTTTCCGGAACACATTTTTGTGGGATGGGTCTCCGACATCTCACCTGTAATAGAAGACTATGTTAAATCAATTCAAGTCGATCTAGCTACTGATTTTAATCGATTGGAAGAGGTCTTCATCCTCAAAGCAGATGATTGA
- a CDS encoding GWxTD domain-containing protein gives MAKSILMSSLKTLLLIIFILGCTEQTVKPEKDLTLPDFSFIGLSEPQADKKNIKVSVHIKIPYTELQFTRTGNEYLARYEIGATIADKDNERIAGRIWSDSLWLNTYQDTRKTDNTVVTMHSFSVPASELTISVRVTDLYTKKSRILSDDVDQSEMYVGDLALGNIILIDNHSQTSQDPLLDRSFYEIIDTLRFKARLIGEQPPYKLSYELLVKNEMMLSESYVLDIQGPVDSLLSFVVPLTNMNYTKYTLYLKATDGTGNHASTKTDFRVRIRGINHDVGDLDEAISQLIYIADDRVIREIIALNSEDKVVKFRDFWAAIDPTPGSAENELMEEYYRRVAFSIEAFTLIQPGWRTDRGMIYILFGPPDEIQRGPFEIDRKPYQIWEYYRLRKQFVFRDETGFGDYRLDHNYLDQNDWRFRY, from the coding sequence GTGGCAAAATCTATATTGATGTCTTCTTTAAAGACTCTCCTTCTGATCATCTTTATATTGGGGTGTACAGAGCAGACTGTAAAGCCGGAAAAGGATCTTACCTTACCTGATTTTTCGTTTATAGGTCTCTCTGAACCGCAGGCGGATAAAAAAAATATTAAAGTTTCCGTGCATATTAAAATTCCTTATACAGAATTACAATTCACACGCACGGGGAATGAATATTTGGCTCGTTATGAAATAGGTGCCACCATCGCTGATAAGGACAACGAGCGTATTGCGGGGAGGATATGGAGCGATTCACTTTGGCTGAATACGTATCAGGATACCCGAAAAACCGACAATACTGTGGTAACAATGCACTCCTTTTCTGTACCAGCTTCTGAACTCACGATCAGTGTAAGGGTCACCGATCTCTATACCAAAAAATCTCGAATTCTCAGCGATGATGTTGATCAGTCAGAAATGTATGTTGGCGATCTGGCATTGGGGAATATCATTCTGATTGATAATCATTCCCAGACTTCCCAGGATCCCTTGCTGGACCGATCATTTTATGAGATTATCGATACGCTTCGATTTAAAGCTCGATTAATTGGAGAACAACCACCCTATAAACTCAGTTACGAACTGCTGGTTAAGAATGAGATGATGCTCAGTGAAAGTTATGTTCTGGATATTCAAGGTCCTGTTGACTCGTTACTCTCATTCGTTGTCCCGTTGACCAACATGAACTACACGAAATATACTTTGTACCTGAAGGCTACTGACGGTACCGGGAATCATGCAAGCACAAAAACTGATTTCAGGGTGCGCATCAGGGGTATCAATCATGATGTTGGTGATCTGGATGAGGCCATCAGTCAGTTGATCTATATTGCAGATGACCGGGTGATTCGTGAGATCATAGCTTTAAATTCAGAGGATAAAGTAGTGAAGTTCAGAGATTTCTGGGCTGCAATTGACCCGACTCCTGGAAGCGCGGAAAATGAATTAATGGAAGAATATTATCGTCGGGTCGCCTTCTCCATAGAGGCTTTTACACTTATCCAACCAGGCTGGAGGACAGATAGGGGCATGATCTATATTCTTTTTGGTCCCCCTGATGAGATTCAGAGAGGTCCCTTTGAGATAGATCGCAAACCTTATCAGATATGGGAATATTATCGTCTTCGCAAGCAGTTTGTTTTTAGGGATGAAACTGGCTTTGGAGATTACCGGCTTGATCATAATTATCTCGATCAAAATGATTGGCGTTTCCGTTATTAA
- a CDS encoding rod shape-determining protein, which translates to MVARFSNFRNWMGVDIAVDLGTANTLIYVRGQGIVLNEPSIVAKSKSTSRVIAVGNEAKRMVGKVHQEIETIRPLRDGVIADFEMADGMLQGFLNKLPISKLARPRMVICVPSGITEVEKRAVKESAERRNAREVFLIEEPVAAAIGIGIDISEPVGNMIVDIGGGTTEIAIIALNGIVTKESLRIAGDEMDEAIMQHFKRDHNLLIGERTAESIKCNVGSALKGTDYKLSVKGRNMIAGIPKTIEVSSSEIRDALRDTIDLIVDAVKMCLERTPPELSADLLDRGIILTGGGALLQGFDKRMRLEVDLPVNVAEYPLLSIVQGTGKVLDGIELYEDVLY; encoded by the coding sequence ATGGTCGCTAGATTTTCAAATTTTCGTAATTGGATGGGTGTTGATATTGCAGTTGATCTTGGAACTGCGAACACACTGATCTATGTCCGTGGGCAAGGAATTGTCCTTAATGAACCGTCAATTGTTGCAAAATCAAAATCGACTTCCAGGGTTATTGCAGTCGGCAATGAAGCAAAGAGAATGGTGGGTAAAGTTCACCAGGAAATAGAAACAATCCGACCCCTGCGTGATGGAGTGATTGCTGATTTTGAGATGGCTGATGGTATGCTCCAGGGGTTTCTCAATAAATTGCCAATATCTAAACTGGCTCGTCCCAGAATGGTGATCTGCGTTCCATCAGGCATCACTGAGGTTGAGAAGCGGGCAGTCAAGGAATCTGCTGAAAGACGGAATGCCAGAGAAGTGTTTCTCATCGAAGAGCCGGTTGCTGCTGCCATCGGGATCGGTATTGATATCAGTGAGCCGGTTGGCAATATGATCGTTGATATTGGCGGTGGAACTACTGAGATCGCCATTATTGCGCTGAATGGTATCGTCACAAAAGAATCATTACGTATTGCCGGCGATGAAATGGATGAGGCCATCATGCAGCATTTCAAGCGGGATCATAACCTGCTTATTGGTGAAAGGACTGCTGAGAGTATTAAGTGTAATGTGGGATCGGCGTTAAAAGGCACTGACTATAAGCTATCAGTCAAAGGCCGCAATATGATCGCCGGTATTCCCAAGACCATAGAAGTTTCTTCCTCAGAGATTCGGGATGCGCTGAGAGACACTATTGATCTGATCGTTGATGCTGTAAAAATGTGTCTGGAACGTACTCCACCTGAATTGAGCGCAGACCTGTTGGATCGCGGGATTATCTTAACCGGCGGCGGTGCTTTGTTGCAGGGCTTTGACAAACGGATGCGCTTAGAAGTGGATCTGCCCGTAAATGTTGCTGAATATCCGCTACTTTCCATCGTTCAGGGGACCGGTAAAGTTCTTGACGGTATTGAGCTTTATGAGGATGTTCTTTATTGA
- a CDS encoding FtsW/RodA/SpoVE family cell cycle protein, which produces MKLRIYLINRLRDLDWSTLALVVLLSASGLLAIYSIEVQHETSSGYFIRQVVWTILGLAGFFGAFFIPRKVIHNLAYITYGVGIFLLLIPIIMKQGGAVSRWITIGSFGIQPSEFMKIFL; this is translated from the coding sequence ATGAAATTAAGAATTTACCTCATCAATCGTCTTCGTGACCTGGACTGGAGCACCCTGGCTTTGGTCGTCCTCTTGTCAGCCAGTGGATTATTGGCGATATACAGCATTGAAGTGCAGCATGAAACCAGCTCGGGATATTTTATCAGACAAGTTGTTTGGACCATTCTGGGTTTGGCAGGTTTCTTTGGAGCCTTTTTTATTCCTCGCAAAGTGATTCATAATCTGGCATATATTACCTATGGTGTCGGAATATTTCTGCTCCTGATTCCCATCATCATGAAACAGGGCGGAGCGGTAAGCCGTTGGATTACTATTGGCAGCTTTGGGATCCAGCCTTCGGAATTTATGAAGATATTTCTT
- the mreD gene encoding rod shape-determining protein MreD produces the protein MIDIVKYSLLGFLTLIFQWMLGDIFSIYGVTPSFLVIFVIYVGLTHSQLQAIWLGFFLGFLIDSLTGTHMLGLSALALSVVGYFSGIFHGRIVRIPIIVQYLLHIGFLLVFFVLTVMISLQDSQWSAGDIVFLILLPKTLYTLGLLSGIFILLRVGTE, from the coding sequence ATGATTGATATCGTAAAATATAGTCTGCTTGGTTTCCTGACCCTGATCTTCCAGTGGATGCTCGGGGATATCTTTAGCATCTATGGTGTGACCCCAAGCTTTCTGGTTATCTTTGTAATTTACGTAGGATTGACTCACAGCCAGTTACAGGCCATTTGGCTTGGATTTTTCCTCGGTTTTTTGATTGACTCTCTCACTGGAACACACATGCTGGGGCTTAGTGCTCTGGCTCTGTCAGTGGTCGGATATTTTTCCGGAATCTTTCATGGTCGTATTGTTCGGATTCCCATTATCGTCCAGTATTTGCTCCATATAGGTTTTCTCCTGGTCTTTTTTGTACTAACGGTAATGATCTCACTTCAGGACTCGCAATGGTCTGCTGGAGATATCGTATTTCTGATCCTGTTGCCGAAAACACTCTACACACTCGGACTGTTAAGCGGAATATTCATACTGCTGCGGGTCGGGACTGAGTAG